Proteins co-encoded in one Plectropomus leopardus isolate mb chromosome 14, YSFRI_Pleo_2.0, whole genome shotgun sequence genomic window:
- the rd3l gene encoding protein RD3-like, whose amino-acid sequence MPLFSWMKWSHETRVQAQDEAAPLKSPGVVPSRMLIRELLWHVEERERLVRELEREHRLAHSTLGLHWFQKYPRLRTLIPTSELHQLEFLCAQIPPIHAATVLSRFREVLATNNIRPWELASVFKQVLRDFLSQKEYDEEDNLSVQPAQLRPMEAWTSRYIMKQGFVTPTVPNCGDHPREEIPTISGYVDRAMRHSGSFAGSTRDWDLPYYYPVPLRPTGTYSTTL is encoded by the exons ATGCCCCTGTTCAGCTGGATGAAATGGTCCCATGAAACAAGAGTGCAGGCTCAGGATGAAGCAGCACCTCTGAAGTCCCCGGGGGTCGTACCAAGTCGCATGTTGATCAGAGAGCTCCTGTGGCATGTGGAGGAGCGTGAGCGGCTGGTAAGGGAGCTGGAGCGAGAGCACAGGCTAGCCCACAGCACCCTGGGTCTCCACTGGTTTCAAAAGTACCCCAGGTTACGGACTCTCATCCCCACATCCGAGCTACACCAGCTGGAGTTCCTGTGTGCCCAGATCCCACCCATCCATGCAGCCACTGTGCTTTCCAG GTTTCGTGAGGTGCTTGCCACAAACAACATAAGGCCCTGGGAGCTTGCATCTGTCTTCAAACAGGTTCTGAGGGACTTCCTGAGCCAAAAGGAATATGACGAAGAGGACAACCTCTCAGTGCAGCCAGCACAGCTCCGACCAATGGAGGCATGGACCAGCCGCTACATCATGAAGCAGGGCTTTGTCACACCCACCGTCCCCAACTGTGGAGACCACCCAAGGGAGGAGATCCCAACTATCTCTGGATATGTGGATCGGGCCATGCGGCACTCAGGTTCGTTCGCAGGGTCCACCAGGGACTGGGACCTTCCATATTACTATCCAGTTCCTCTCCGGCCCACAGGGACATACAGCACTACACTGTGA
- the kif15 gene encoding kinesin-like protein KIF15-A, whose translation MNSSGKGCADSSQLAASNDSDSIKVFVRVRPLTQSTGLTTDGDQQLCLTVTSPNTIRLLSKPEPRTFTYDHVADMDTSQDAVFNSVAKNIVESCMNGYNGTIFAYGQTGSGKTFTMLGPSELDNFTDELRGVIPRSFEYLFFLINREVERSGQAKSFLCKCSFIEIYNEQIYDLLDTASACLFLRENIKKGLFVEGAVEKFVNSAAEAYQVLSMGWRNRRVASTSMNRESSRSHAVFTMTLESKESINEVVNIRMSQLNLVDLAGSERQKDTHTEGSRLKEASSINRSLMCLGQVIMALVDVSNGKNRHICYRDSKLTFLLRDSLGGNAKTYIIANVHPGSKCFGETLSTLQFAQRAKLIKNKAIINEDTQGNVRQLQAEVKKLKEQLAQALASRSVDYGRDVAPGGPELPRGPYNENQHDVSYKAKFMAAVRLWRKREEEKRMLQEKVAKLEEAWTQKDKFIHSSRMIVRFREDHIYRLEKKLKAGQVLLSDKESQTLIDQLKEEIKILRDQVEHHPKMTRYAAENFSLREENRQLRSLESVVKAQEAAVQISAELEEAFQRVMETETPAASSTPAVDSASAATIEKLKAQLLQKQSDLTGAFQAFEEYKEVTKKQISRLESEKRYLDKSNRHLENILEATNAHKKHEVSELNRIHVETIKILTTPTKAYNLRTRLVPLSSPEHLNGKDDDAEDIWTEPPPSDMTEMALTEELRQVQEQVSRVQTQFNEEELKNSKLLQQIAKLEEQITVMSQESERKDELLSSERANRNRDHLNLQETVNDLQESLQSEQQAAEVLRTEIRDLRVVLQSSDKELAAVRNELRDVQSEQHKEMSTLSNSLISTQLQLDKVQLEWEQLLEQHRSLQDSFDQLQAEAKFEADQAKQQLQDRQQEIDELKAQLMELNNSLQTEQAHTSTLISQLRENKESTSKELIETVEQNTQLRKQVSDLTVQTQQQASKTVDLEQNLSSANETIKGLEQKIEEDKDFVLDLINKTRDLRSEQSQKDEIITHLSEDIKDITAKYNAACLGRDDIQEQNSKMQAEVCDLKEALERRVASDKIEVEVLQEEVVYATEEVERLTKVLDEQNSLLQASQEQMAQKDIMIQNLQQKVQQQQEAVERTIRNESFKPLAGLTVTPKSLPRTPCTPGSFNRDLTQVLESQERELENRRSSMMTMEILLAELNAERAAKNEEIQRLKTQLTEKEMVRIEIQALLDQFYTKQSQLTPNGNKNGEELNETIKQSVLKELQEEREEKIKVMQKLSDTKKQLQAQESMLAQSQTCVQELTTELRNRCLQLRDLNQRIQDEEKLLQENEVLRKQNVQLSEENGKLVGHKNHKQRIEYLVKLKKDNTKLQEENEKLRTEINLMRENIGCPLLEMT comes from the exons ATGAATTCCAGTGGAAAAG GATGTGCTGATTCAAGCCAACTTGCTGCCAG CAATGACAGCGACTCGATCAAAGTCTTTGTTCGAGTACGACCTCTGACCCAGAGTACTGGGCTGACCACAGATGGGGACCAACAACTGTGTCTCACGGTCACTTCACCCAACACCATCCGTCTGCTATCAAAACCAGAACCACGAACCTTCACTTATGATCATGTTGCAGACATGGACACGTCTCAG GATGCTGTATTCAACAGTGTGGCAAAGAACATTGTTGAGTCTTGCATGAATGGATACAATGGTACTATATTTGCCTA TGGACAAACAGGCTCAGGAAAAACATTCACCATGCTTG GACCATCCGAGTTGGATAACTTCACAGATGAACTCAGGGGGGTTATTCCTCGAAGTTTTGAGTACCTGTTTTTTCTCATCAACAGAGAAGTGGAACGG TCTGGCCAGGCCAAGAGTTTCCTTTGCAAATGTTCATTCATTGAGATTTACAATGAACAAATTTACGACCTTCTGGACACAGCCTCAGCCTGCCTTTTTCTCAGGGAGAATATCAAGAAAGGCTTGTTTGTTGAGGGAGCTGTGGAGAAGTTTGTCAACTCAGCCGCTGAAGCCTACCAG GTGCTGTCTATGGGCTGGCGTAATCGACGAGTGGCCTCGACCTCTATGAACCGAGAGTCTTCCAGATCTCACGCAGTGTTCACCATGACTTTGGAGTCCAAAGAGTCAATCAATGAAGTGGTGAACATCAGAATGTCCCAGTTGAACTTGGTCGATCTTGCGGGGTCTGAgcgacagaaagacacacacacagaaggctCCAGACTCAAG GAGGCCAGCAGCATCAATCGCTCCCTCATGTGTCTCGGTCAGGTGATCATGGCACTGGTTGATGTGTCCAATGGGAAGAACCGCCACATCTGCTACAGAGATTCGAAACTCACCTTCTTGCTCAGG GACTCTCTTGGAGGAAATGCAAAGACTTACATCATAGCCAATGTGCATCCTGGTTCAAAGTGTTTTGGAGAAACGCTGTCCACCTTGCAGTTTGCTCAGAGAGCAAAGTTGATCAAGAATAAG GCCATCATCAATGAAGACACACAGGGAAATGTGAGACAGTTACAAGCTGAGGTGAAGAAGCTGAAAGAGCAGCTTGCACAAGCACTTGCTTCTCGGTCTGTGGACTATGGGAGAGATGTAGCACCAGGAGGACCTGAACTCCCCAGAG GTCCATACAACGAAAATCAACATGATGTCTCATATAAAGCAAAGTTCATGGCTGCCGTTCGTCTGTGgaggaaaagagaagaggagaagagg ATGCTGCAGGAGAAAGTGGCTAAGCTTGAGGAGGCGTGGACCCAAAAAGACAAGTTCATCCATTCCAGCCGAATGATTGTCAGGTTTCGGGAGGACCACATCTATCGCCTTGAGAAAAAATTAAAGGCAGGACAAGTCTTACTGTCGGACAAGGAATCTCAGACTCTGATTGACCAACTGAAAGAAGAGATAAAGATCTTGAGAGATCAG GTTGAACATCACCCAAAGATGACTCGATATGCAGCGGAGAACTTCAGCCTCAGAGAGGAGAACCGTCAGCTTCGTTCTCTTGAATCAGTGGTGAAAGCTCAAGAAGCTGCGGTCCAAATTTCTGCCGAGCTGGAAGAGGCCTTCCAGAGAGTCATGGAGACAGAAA ctccagcaGCCTCTTCGACCCCGGCTGTAGATTCTGCCTCTGCAGCTACAATTGAGAAGCTGAAGGCTCAGCTGCTTCAGAAACAGTCTGACCTCACAGGCGCCTTTCAGGCCTTTGAGGAGTACAAAGAAGTTACCAA GAAACAGATATCACGGCTGGAGTCTGAGAAAAGATACCTTGACAAGTCCAACAGacatttggaaaacattttggaagCCACAAATGCTCACAAGAAACACGAGGTCTCCGAGTTGAACAGAATTCACGTTGAAACTATAAAG ATTCTCACCACGCCCACCAAAGCGTACAACTTGCGGACCCGTCTCGTGCCTCTCTCAAGCCCCGAACACCTGAATGGGAAAGACGATGATGCAGAAGACATTTGGACTGAGCCGCCTCCTTCAGACATGACCGAGATGGCCTTAACTGAGGAACTGCGTCAAGTGCAG GAACAAGTGAGCCGTGTCCAGACGCAGTTTAatgaggaggagctgaagaacagcaagctgctgcagcaaatTGCAAAACTTGAGGAGCAGATTACTGTCATGTCACAAGAGTCTGAACGCAAGGATGAG CTGCTTTCTTCTGAGCGAGCAAACAGGAATAGAGATCATCTCAACCTGCAGGAGACTGTCAATGATCTGCAGGAGAGCCTGCAGTCTGAACAGCAAGCTGCAGAAG TGCTGAGAACTGAGATCCGTGATCTTCGCGTGGTGCTGCAGTCGTCCGATAAGGAGTTGGCCGCTGTGAGGAACGAGTTGAGAGATGTCCAGAGCGAGCAGCACAAAGAGATGAGCACGCTCTCCAACAGTCTGATCAGCACACAGCTTCAACTTGACAAAGTCCA GCTGGAATGGGAGCAGCTTTTGGAGCAGCATCGGTCACTGCAGGACTCATTTGATCAACTCCAAGCTGAGGCCAAGTTTGAGGCTGATCAGGcgaaacagcagctgcaggacagGCAGCAGGAGATTGATGAACTGAAGGCGCAGCTCATG gAGCTGAATAATTCTCTGCAAACTGAGCAAGCACACACGAGCACCCTGATCTCCCAgttaagagaaaacaaagaaagtacaTCAAA AGAACTTATTGAAACGGTGGAGCAGAATACGCAGCTTAGAAAACAAGTCTCAGACCTGACGGTACAGACCCAACAACAG GCATCCAAAACTGTGGATCTCGAGCAAAATTTGAGCTCTGCCAACGAAACGATAAAAGGCTTGGAGCAGAAGATTGAAGAGGACAAA GACTTTGTTCTAGATCTGATTAACAAAACCAGAGACCTCCGCAGTGAGCAGAGTCAGAAGGACGAGATCATCACCCACTTGTCTGAAGACATCAAAGACATCACA GCCAAGTATAATGCTGCCTGCCTTGGAAGGGACGATATCCAGGAGCAAAACTCTAAGATGCAGGCAGAAGTCTGTGACCTGAAGGAAGCTTTAGAGAGGCGGGTAGCATCCGACAAAATAGAG GTGGAGGTGTTGCAGGAGGAGGTTGTTTATGCCACTGAAGAGGTTGAGAGACTCACTAAGGTCTTGGATGAGCAGAACAGCCTTCTCCAAGCATCTCAAGAGCAAATGGCCCAGAAGGACATCATGATACAGAATCTACAGCAaaag GTGCAACAACAGCAAGAAGCTGTCGAAAGAACGATCAGAAATGAAAGCTTCAAACCCCTCGCTGGACTGACAGTGACACCTAAATCATTACCAAGG ACTCCCTGCACTCCAGGAAGTTTCAATAGAGACCTGACTCAGGTGCTAGAGAGCCAGGAGAGGGAGCTTGAGAATCGGCGCTCCTCCATGATGACCATGGAGATTCTTTTAGCTGAGCTGAACGCAGAGAGGGCCGCCAAGAACGAGGAGATCCAAAGGCTGAAG ACGCAGCTGACTGAGAAAGAGATGGTCCGCATAGAGATCCAGGCTTTACTTGACCAGTTTTACACCAAGCAGAGCCAGCTGACaccaaatggaaacaaaaatgg tgagGAGCTGAATGAAACCATCAAGCAATCTGTACTCAAAGAGCTacaggaagaaagagaagagaag ATCAAAGTAATGCAGAAGCTGTCTGATACTAAAAAACA ACTGCAAGCGCAGGAGTCGATGTTGGCCCAGTCTCAAACCTGTGTTCAGGAGTTGACCACTGAGCTGAGGAACCGCTGTCTACAGTTGAGAGACCTGAACCAGAGGATACAGGATGAGGAGAAACTACTCCAG GAGAATGAGGTTCTCCGTAAGCAGAATGTTCAGCTGTCGGAGGAGAACGGAAAACTTGTTGGGCACAAGAACCACAAACAGAGGATTGAATATCTGGTGAAGCTGAAAAAGGACAACACAAAACTTCAAGAG gaaaatgaaaagctcAGAACGGAGATTAACTTGATGCGAGAAAACATTGGATGTCCTCTACTGGAGATGACGTAA
- the tacc3 gene encoding transforming acidic coiled-coil-containing protein 3: MSSVEVNDENRGVCPGGKQNSLINDIFALDQPTGRPSILRQTENLPSKTVPKGTKVCFQTPRRDPVTKRIVSPTKTVKMACVEECTKAMESLNLDKTITLPQDASGQPDEPKQDVSSYPDDDMPIQSKGGYQLDFDNLDAINPFQGSVKMVLSPVRPAVETPPSGSQQTQPENISDEPAKIESALDETLPFIPSVENSLADISTNISSTESSVVTVVKVAEVEELDSCTATPDEKQPAKISPNVDQDKVSGGLVEDAPLPAKGAYTLDFDDLDAINPFQTGGSKIQNSPVVGRKVPDVKPPVEEMQVEENKPTNVDISEAAPEMKPVAAVAPIIANTVETSAAESTSQPADAPVKDGPVKLEFNFDDGSEVKRKPPPKKFGKRPSGLKPKAEKQPSDVKPPKATPVEPDAADVADVPVPKGSYSFDVDKFDDPNFNPFGSKASMANSPQCSKKSGTVLTETSIPEQPDKPEEEEAASSACAGECVPAAEPKPEAKAEDKAASDRDKGFQLEAGRPVESLPEQKTQAATSEFNDEFVPGTIFMANDFDGQIDYLEQFGSSSFKESALRKQSLYLKFDPLLRESPKKSAGPAAQPHGPRPADFVSRLETPQMAGKTTNAPQKDDFKLFDDATAPAPSILTDLVPPFPQPANTEDAIIEVLKYSQKDMDAAIARVRAEGMEKEEQWSAKYKKVLDDGQEMRKITAEFELMIAKMMADQEKEREVAQAKLTEALLEKEQVSSDLNTMERSFSDLFKRLEKYKDVVEGYKKNEETLKACAQDYLVRIKKEEQRYQTLKAHAEEKISHANSEIADVRSKSKAEISALQAQLRREQLKVQSLEKSLDQKEKEVEELTKLCDELITKVQKG, from the exons ATGAGTTCGGTTGAAGTGAATGATGAGAATCGTGGGGTCTGCCCTGGAGGAAAGCAGAACAGtttaattaatgacattttcGCTCTGGATCAGCCAACTGGGAGGCCTTCCATCCTGCGACAGACGGAGAACCTGCCCAGCAAGACTGTGCCAAAGGGGACGAAG GTTTGTTTTCAGACTCCACGAAGAGACCCTGTGACTAAAAGAATTGTATCTCCCACTAAAACTGTCAAGATGGCCTGTGTAGAAGAGTGTACAAAAGCAATGGAGTCCTTAAATTTGGATAAAACAAT taCTTTACCACAAGATGCCTCCGGGCAGCCTGATGAGCCCAAACAAG ATGTGTCCTCTTATCCTGATGACGACATGCCGATTCAAAGCAAAGGAGGCTATCAGTTGGATTTTGACAACCTTGACGCCATAAATCCATTTCAGGGGTCTGTTAAGATGGTCCTCTCTCCTGTGAGGCCTGCTGTTGAAACTCCCCCATCAGGGTCTCAGCAAACACAACCAGAGAATATCTCCGACGAGCCCGCCAAAATCGAATCTGCGCTGGACGAGACGCTTCCATTCATCCCATCTGTGGAGAACTCACTGGCCGACATCTCCACCAACATCAGCTCCACAGAGAGCAGTGTGGTCACCGTGGTGAAGGTCGCAGAGGTTGAGGAGCTCGACTCATGCACCGCCACCCCTGATGAAAAACAGCCCGCTAAAATCTCTCCAAATGTTGATCAAGACAAAGTGTCAGGCGGTTTAGTGGAGGATGCTCCACTGCCAGCAAAAGGTGCCTACACTTTGGATTTTGACGACCTTGATGCAATCAATCCTTTCCAAACTGGGGGATCTAAAATCCAGAATTCCCCTGTTGTTGGAAGAAAGGTGCCAGATGTTAAACCGCCTGTGGAGGAGATGCAGGTAGAGGAAAATAAACCCACAAATGTTGACATATCTGAGGCGGCACCTGAGATGAAACCTGTAGCTGCAGTGGCCCCGATAATAGCTAATACTGTCGAAACTTCAGCTGCTGAATCTACATCCCAGCCCGCTGACGCCCCGGTCAAGGACGGACCGGTCAAACTTGAGTTCAACTTTGATGATGGCAGTGAGGTCAAACGCAAACCGCCACCCAAGAAATTTGGCAAAAGGCCCTCTGGTCTAAAACCTAAAGCAGAGAAGCAGCCGAGTGACGTCAAACCACCAAAAGCGACACCCGTGGAGCCTGATGCTGCAGATGTCGCAGATGTTCCAGTTCCCAAAGGGTCTTACTCGTTTGACGTCGACAAATTTGACGACCCAAACTTCAATCCCTTTGGCTCCAAAGCAAGCATGGCCAACTCACCACAGTGCAGCAAGAAATCAGGCACCGTGCTGACGGAAACTTCAATTCCAGAGCAACCGGACAagcctgaggaggaggaagctgcATCATCAGCATG TGCAGGAGAGTGTGTCCCAGCTGCAGAACCCAAACCTGAAGCA AAAGCCGAAGACAAGGCTGCCTCTGACCGGGACAAAGGATTTCAGCTTGAGGCTGGACGACCTGTGGAGAGTCTCCCTGAGCAGAAGACGCAGGCGGCCACGTCCGAATTTAATGACGAGTTTGTTCCTGGAACCATTT TCATGGCCAATGACTTTGACGGACAAATCGACTACCTTGAACAGTTTGGGTCCAGCAGT ttCAAGGAGTCTGCACTGAGGAAACAATCCCTGTACCTTAAATTTGACCCCCTCCTGAGAGAGAGCCCCAAGAAGTCTGCGGGCCCGGCCGCTCAGCCCCACGGCCCTCGCCCCGCTGACTTTGTTTCACG GCTCGAAACTCCACAGATGGCAGGAAAGACTACAAATGCACCACAGAAGGATGATTTCAAACTGTTTGATGATGCAACAGCACCA GCTCCTTCAATCCTCACGGACCTCGTCCCGCCTTTCCCCCAGCCAGCAAACACAGAGGATGCTATCATTGAAGTGCTGAAGTACAGTCAGAAAGACATGGACGCAGCCATTGCCAGGGTCCGAGCTGAA GGAATGGAAAAAGAGGAGCAGTGGAGCGCAAAGTATAAGAAGGTCCTGGATGATGGTCAGGAGATGAG GAAGATAACTGCAGAATTTGAGCTCATGATTGCAAAAATGATGG CTGAtcaagagaaggagagggaggtggCCCAGGCGAAGCTCACCGAGGCTCTGCTGGAAAAGGAGCAAGTGTCCAGTGACCTGAACACAATGGAGAGATCTTTCTCCGACCTTTTCAAGAGACTGGAGAAGTACAAGGACGTTGTCGAGGGCTACAAAAAG AATGAGGAGACTCTGAAAGCGTGTGCTCAGGATTATCTGGTGAGGATCAAAAAAGAGGAGCAGCGCTACCAGACCCTTAAAGCCCACGCCGAGGAGAAAATCAGCCA tgCGAATTCAGAGATCGCAGATGTGCGGTCCAAGAGCAAAGCTGAAATATCTGCACTTCAAGCCCAGCTGCGGCGGGAGCAGCTGAAGGTGCAGTCACTGGAGAAAAGTCTGGACCAGAAG GAGAAGGAGGTTGAGGAGCTCACCAAACTGTGTGATGAGCTGATCACCAAAGTCCAGAAGGGTTGA